From a region of the Armatimonas rosea genome:
- a CDS encoding RNA methyltransferase — MRSEPSKPGKRGAARATPKPAAKPGRPLKGGKTRPVAKAKPEAEKKPAGPAFEYILETIPGLEAVASVEIKERFTTPPKKDRTVPGLMHLAFTGKAERLLALRSIVAVFRRRVHPVPRPTGLLGHQYFSAILADCNAAIALHPEGSFTSLRLAAAGRDSAVMARIASELAKELKLDIDTTGEETQTLLVRLLPLQKKVEKPPRRRSRDDAPEVDEYVTVWESLVSLSPRPLSTRTWRKENYPGAVNACVGYAMGRLVGPAERFLNLCAGSGTILIEREQKGALGCDTSKAAREAAAANGVELADWDATAVPLEDGWADAIVADLPFGQRIGSHKDNVKLYPALLTESARLLRVGGTAVFLTHELKLFEQTIGAQSQWQIERVIPLTVGGMHPKIYMLKRLKSQAGGGAKKQKTARPK, encoded by the coding sequence ATGCGATCAGAACCAAGTAAACCGGGAAAACGAGGCGCGGCCCGCGCCACCCCGAAGCCTGCGGCGAAGCCGGGAAGGCCGTTGAAGGGGGGCAAGACCCGCCCCGTAGCAAAGGCGAAGCCCGAGGCGGAGAAGAAGCCAGCGGGTCCCGCGTTTGAGTACATCTTGGAGACGATCCCGGGGCTAGAGGCGGTCGCCAGTGTGGAGATCAAGGAGCGCTTCACGACGCCCCCGAAGAAAGACCGCACCGTGCCGGGGCTGATGCACCTCGCGTTCACCGGAAAGGCGGAGCGCCTGCTGGCCCTGCGCTCGATCGTGGCGGTCTTCCGACGGCGCGTCCATCCCGTCCCCCGCCCGACCGGCCTCCTGGGGCACCAGTACTTCTCCGCCATCCTCGCCGACTGCAACGCCGCGATCGCCCTGCACCCCGAGGGGAGTTTCACGTCGCTGCGCCTCGCCGCCGCCGGTCGCGACTCCGCCGTGATGGCCCGGATCGCCAGCGAGCTCGCCAAGGAGCTCAAGCTCGATATCGACACAACCGGCGAGGAGACACAGACACTTCTCGTACGACTCCTCCCTCTCCAAAAGAAAGTCGAGAAGCCGCCGCGCCGCCGCTCCCGTGACGATGCCCCCGAGGTGGATGAGTATGTCACGGTCTGGGAGAGCCTGGTGAGCCTCTCGCCGCGCCCGCTCTCGACCCGCACGTGGCGCAAAGAGAACTACCCCGGCGCGGTCAATGCCTGTGTCGGCTACGCCATGGGCCGCTTAGTCGGGCCGGCGGAGCGGTTTTTGAACCTCTGCGCGGGCTCGGGGACGATCCTGATCGAGCGGGAGCAAAAGGGCGCACTAGGCTGTGATACCAGCAAGGCCGCCCGCGAGGCCGCCGCCGCCAATGGGGTGGAGCTGGCCGACTGGGACGCCACCGCGGTCCCGCTGGAAGACGGCTGGGCGGATGCGATTGTGGCCGATCTGCCGTTTGGGCAGCGCATCGGCTCGCACAAGGACAATGTCAAGCTCTACCCCGCGCTCCTCACCGAGTCTGCACGGCTCCTGCGTGTGGGCGGGACTGCGGTCTTTCTGACCCACGAGCTCAAGCTCTTTGAGCAGACCATCGGGGCGCAGTCGCAGTGGCAGATCGAGCGCGTGATTCCGCTCACGGTCGGCGGGATGCACCCCAAGATCTATATGCTCAAGCGGCTTAAGTCGCAAGCTGGCGGCGGAGCAAAAAAGCAAAAAACGGCGCGCCCAAAATAG
- a CDS encoding Bax inhibitor-1/YccA family protein: protein MSYNQYQMEPQPSQGSRMALTPFVRETYRLFLFGLLGMAGIGAISYNLIVQSPLFALVGGLFSLIMWIAVCFGWRRPTRVVLPLFTVATGIMMGWLGHMYAQVFLPGVLLTVGAFSGLTLYAHTTRKDFSYLMGFLWSSFWVLLVGIILNLFLHIPFLSLGIAALGAVVMGAWILFDTSRLLQDDGQRMTPGEAATELLLDIVMLFRWILRLLNQFR from the coding sequence ATGAGCTATAACCAGTACCAGATGGAGCCGCAGCCCAGCCAAGGGTCTCGCATGGCTCTGACCCCTTTTGTGCGTGAGACCTACCGCCTCTTCCTCTTTGGCCTCTTGGGGATGGCAGGGATTGGGGCGATCTCCTACAACCTGATCGTGCAGTCGCCGCTCTTTGCACTGGTGGGGGGACTATTTTCCCTGATCATGTGGATCGCGGTCTGCTTTGGCTGGCGTCGGCCCACGCGGGTGGTGCTTCCCCTCTTCACGGTGGCGACCGGGATCATGATGGGCTGGCTGGGACACATGTACGCGCAGGTCTTTCTGCCGGGCGTGCTCCTCACCGTGGGGGCCTTCAGCGGCCTGACCCTCTATGCCCACACGACCCGCAAGGACTTTAGCTACCTGATGGGCTTTCTGTGGTCGTCGTTCTGGGTCTTGCTGGTGGGGATTATCCTCAACCTGTTTTTGCACATCCCGTTTCTCAGCCTGGGAATCGCGGCGCTGGGGGCGGTGGTGATGGGGGCCTGGATCCTCTTTGATACCAGCCGCTTGCTCCAAGACGATGGGCAGCGCATGACCCCCGGTGAGGCGGCGACCGAGCTCTTGCTCGATATCGTGATGCTCTTCCGCTGGATCCTGCGCCTACTCAACCAGTTCCGCTAG
- the argH gene encoding argininosuccinate lyase, producing MALWGGRFEGTTDALVWTFNQSLPFDQRLWREDITGSIAHAKMLGRQGIVPESDAAKIVAGLEALYADLASGAASLPPEAEDIHSAVESMLFARLGKEVAGKLHTARSRNDQIATDVRLWLRTALDELQSELTKLRVQLVALAEANLGTVLPGRTHHQHAQPVLLSHHLLAYFWMLSRDDERLADCRKRLNRLPLGAGALAGTPFPIDREFVAKELGFDGVCPNSLDAVADRDFAVEFCADASLLQLHLSRLAEELVLWSAPEFGFVELADSVTTGSSIMPQKKNPDVAELIRGKTGRVYGDLTTLLTLMKGLVLTYNKDMQEDKEPLFDAADTVTLCVSLMHRMLETAAFKPERMKQAMRGDFSTATDLADALAADGVPFREAHEIVGRIVRGCIAEKIGLEDLTLEALQAYDPRFTATALDAITPEASANARTSQGGTARVAVEAQLQLARASLEQH from the coding sequence ATGGCACTCTGGGGCGGACGATTTGAGGGCACGACCGATGCTCTCGTCTGGACATTTAATCAATCACTTCCTTTCGACCAAAGGCTCTGGCGTGAGGACATCACCGGCAGCATCGCGCATGCGAAGATGCTCGGCAGGCAGGGCATTGTCCCCGAGAGCGACGCCGCAAAGATCGTCGCGGGGCTAGAGGCGCTCTACGCCGACTTAGCGAGCGGCGCGGCGAGCCTGCCGCCGGAGGCTGAGGATATCCACTCCGCGGTGGAGAGCATGCTCTTTGCGCGCCTGGGGAAAGAGGTCGCCGGGAAGCTGCACACCGCGCGCTCCCGCAACGACCAGATCGCCACCGACGTGCGCCTCTGGCTCCGCACTGCGCTGGATGAGTTGCAGAGCGAGCTGACCAAGCTCCGCGTGCAGCTCGTCGCGCTGGCCGAGGCGAACTTGGGGACGGTATTGCCTGGGCGGACGCACCACCAGCACGCGCAGCCCGTGCTCCTTTCCCATCACTTGCTGGCCTACTTCTGGATGCTCAGCCGCGACGACGAGCGCCTCGCGGACTGCCGCAAGCGCCTGAATCGCCTGCCGCTCGGAGCCGGGGCGCTGGCGGGGACGCCGTTTCCGATCGACCGGGAGTTTGTGGCCAAGGAGCTGGGCTTCGACGGTGTCTGTCCCAACTCACTGGATGCTGTGGCGGATCGCGACTTCGCGGTCGAGTTCTGCGCCGATGCCAGCCTCTTGCAGCTCCACCTCTCGCGCCTCGCCGAGGAGCTGGTGCTCTGGAGCGCGCCCGAGTTTGGCTTTGTCGAGCTCGCCGACTCCGTCACCACGGGCTCGTCGATCATGCCCCAGAAGAAAAACCCCGATGTCGCCGAGCTGATTCGCGGCAAGACCGGGCGTGTCTACGGCGACTTGACGACGCTCCTGACCCTCATGAAGGGCCTGGTGCTGACCTACAACAAGGACATGCAGGAGGACAAGGAGCCGCTCTTTGATGCCGCAGATACGGTCACGCTCTGCGTCTCGCTCATGCACCGGATGCTGGAGACCGCCGCCTTCAAGCCGGAGCGGATGAAGCAAGCGATGCGCGGCGACTTCTCCACCGCCACCGACCTCGCCGATGCGCTGGCCGCCGACGGTGTCCCGTTTAGAGAGGCCCACGAGATTGTTGGGCGGATCGTGCGCGGCTGTATCGCGGAGAAGATCGGCCTGGAAGACCTCACCCTAGAGGCGCTCCAAGCCTACGACCCGCGCTTCACCGCCACCGCGCTCGATGCCATCACCCCCGAGGCCTCCGCCAACGCCCGCACCAGCCAAGGCGGCACGGCCCGCGTGGCGGTCGAAGCACAGCTCCAGCTCGCCCGGGCAAGCCTGGAGCAACACTAG
- a CDS encoding ThuA domain-containing protein, protein MATRKALVVWGGWDGHQPKEVGELFAEALRGKGFEVVVENTLDAYLNHDLTTFSVIVPVWTMGQITGEQEKALVSAVKSGVGIAGCHGGMCDSFRNSTEYQFMTGGQWVSHPGNSEVEYTVDIRDPDHFITQGCPAVIPVKSEQYYLHVDPAVRVLGTTRFPVADGPHVKNGIVDMPTIWTKYYGEGRVFYTALGHRASDLTPPAVLELLTRGCLWAAHAEDAA, encoded by the coding sequence ATGGCAACACGAAAAGCACTGGTCGTCTGGGGCGGCTGGGATGGGCATCAGCCCAAAGAAGTTGGGGAGTTATTTGCCGAGGCTCTGCGAGGCAAGGGCTTCGAGGTGGTGGTCGAGAACACGCTGGATGCGTACCTCAACCACGACTTGACCACGTTTAGTGTGATCGTCCCGGTCTGGACCATGGGACAGATCACCGGCGAGCAAGAGAAAGCGCTGGTCAGCGCGGTGAAGTCGGGGGTCGGGATCGCGGGCTGCCACGGCGGCATGTGCGACTCCTTCCGCAACAGCACCGAGTACCAGTTCATGACCGGTGGGCAGTGGGTCTCACACCCCGGCAACTCGGAGGTGGAGTACACGGTCGATATCCGCGACCCCGACCACTTCATCACGCAGGGCTGCCCCGCCGTGATCCCTGTGAAGTCGGAGCAGTACTACCTCCATGTCGATCCCGCAGTTCGGGTCTTGGGCACCACCCGCTTCCCTGTCGCAGACGGACCGCATGTCAAGAACGGAATCGTGGACATGCCGACCATCTGGACCAAGTACTACGGCGAGGGCCGTGTCTTCTACACCGCTCTGGGCCACCGCGCAAGCGATCTCACCCCGCCTGCCGTCCTAGAGCTCCTCACCCGTGGCTGCCTCTGGGCAGCGCACGCGGAAGACGCCGCCTAG
- a CDS encoding ATP-binding protein encodes MTRILLLGGLCVEVHGKRFETFPRRKAAALLALLALRPQQRHAREELAVQLWPDADTETGRRNLRQTLLYLRQALPEQELVHADSHALWLAEGTTTDVATFEAALLRGEGTRARSLWRGELLPGFFEEAILTERERLNALLAQVPAAGIPAPSPRAGLPLYLSELQGRESELERLSLLLSEPGVRLITLLGPGGVGKTRLAVALAAGMKHDVVFVELAALSSGSGEERLLQSIIEALGLSLHGEEPREESLLRLMASRNLLLILDNAEHVLPATSALVLRLLRAAPRLKLVVTSREPLRVEGERTLALQPLDPTVAARFLRTSARAVRPDLPDDPEALRQICAQLEGLPLALELAASQCRSLSLRELAQDLSEGFGLGETASASLPTRQRSLEATLAWSEALLVPEQRALLYRLAVFAGGAERAAVLEICQARRESLAALVEKSLVQAQIQPDGTTRYRFLEPIRQWCVERLERSGEAPELRQRHAHWYLVLAEKAAPELRRAEQHLWLKKLDKEQANLLATWPYLTGQESLRLAVALGQYWQRRGLLTEGIQRTEQALAGVLEPSEVRFAALLVLGTLYSAAGDSVRGRACLTEAAQAQSRTIAIEATLALSTDSKALTYESYWASIQPILEETRGTTWGRWHHAQALLQVESFLDSLNDHAIKLERVSQATALFEAEGDLHKVMEGLYSLVGVHLVQQNFVAAAPLLQRLQETAALLESTYIEVLTLSMQMRAQRARPHPEPGALRTLVERLVVLAPRLGVPSDAFNAWHDLLQASRHLALWGQAQHALGQMLHFRQRNFTRPILGVYLLGAVGSFLADIGETERGGRLYGYLLETREQLGALPNPLEQRVYERDLACLRAPDPEGLERALAEGRQLSFEQALALAQQPLALPPDGTAPLLPPI; translated from the coding sequence ATGACTCGTATCTTGCTCCTGGGCGGTCTGTGTGTTGAGGTGCATGGGAAGCGCTTTGAGACATTCCCACGGCGCAAGGCTGCAGCCCTGCTGGCGCTCCTGGCGCTCCGACCCCAGCAGCGGCACGCCCGTGAGGAGCTCGCCGTGCAGCTCTGGCCCGATGCCGATACCGAGACAGGGCGCCGGAACCTGCGCCAGACCTTGCTGTACCTGCGCCAGGCCCTCCCTGAGCAAGAGCTTGTCCACGCCGATAGCCACGCGCTCTGGCTCGCCGAGGGAACCACGACCGATGTGGCGACCTTTGAGGCGGCCTTGCTGCGGGGCGAGGGCACTCGGGCACGGAGCCTCTGGCGCGGCGAGCTCCTCCCTGGCTTCTTTGAGGAGGCGATCCTCACCGAGCGAGAGCGGCTCAACGCCCTCCTTGCGCAGGTTCCCGCCGCAGGGATTCCCGCTCCCTCCCCGCGTGCGGGGCTCCCCCTCTATCTCTCGGAGCTGCAGGGACGAGAGAGTGAGCTGGAGCGGCTCTCGCTTCTCCTGTCCGAGCCGGGCGTGCGGCTAATCACCCTCTTGGGCCCAGGCGGGGTGGGGAAGACACGGCTTGCGGTGGCGCTGGCAGCAGGGATGAAGCACGATGTTGTCTTTGTAGAGCTGGCAGCACTGTCCTCTGGCTCCGGTGAGGAGCGACTTCTTCAGAGCATTATCGAGGCGCTGGGGCTCTCTCTGCATGGGGAAGAGCCGCGCGAAGAGAGCCTCTTGCGGCTGATGGCGAGCCGAAATCTACTGCTAATCTTAGACAACGCGGAGCATGTCTTGCCTGCAACCAGTGCGCTGGTGCTGCGGCTTTTGCGTGCAGCGCCCCGCCTCAAGCTCGTGGTGACAAGCCGGGAGCCGCTTCGGGTGGAGGGCGAGCGTACCCTGGCGCTCCAGCCGCTCGATCCTACGGTCGCGGCCCGCTTCCTGCGGACATCGGCGCGCGCCGTGCGGCCGGACCTCCCCGACGATCCCGAGGCGCTACGGCAGATCTGTGCGCAGCTTGAAGGGCTACCTTTGGCGCTTGAGCTAGCCGCCTCGCAGTGCCGGAGCCTGTCATTGCGGGAACTCGCCCAGGACCTGAGCGAGGGGTTTGGGCTTGGGGAGACAGCAAGTGCCTCGCTGCCGACACGCCAGCGCTCTCTGGAGGCGACTCTGGCCTGGAGTGAGGCACTCCTGGTGCCCGAGCAACGCGCGCTGCTCTATCGTCTTGCGGTCTTTGCGGGAGGGGCCGAGCGTGCGGCGGTGCTGGAGATCTGTCAGGCGCGCCGCGAGTCTCTGGCGGCGCTGGTGGAGAAATCCCTGGTCCAGGCCCAGATCCAGCCCGATGGCACGACCCGCTACCGCTTTCTGGAGCCGATTCGCCAGTGGTGTGTCGAGCGGCTGGAGCGCAGTGGCGAGGCACCCGAGCTTCGTCAGCGCCACGCCCACTGGTACCTCGTGCTTGCCGAGAAAGCCGCCCCGGAGCTGCGCCGCGCCGAGCAGCACCTCTGGCTCAAGAAGCTCGACAAGGAGCAGGCAAACCTCCTGGCGACCTGGCCCTACCTCACCGGCCAGGAAAGCCTACGCCTCGCCGTCGCTCTAGGCCAGTACTGGCAGCGTCGCGGCCTGCTCACCGAGGGCATCCAGCGGACCGAGCAAGCACTAGCCGGCGTCTTGGAGCCGTCGGAGGTGCGCTTTGCGGCGCTCCTGGTGCTGGGAACCCTCTACAGTGCCGCGGGAGACAGCGTGCGTGGGCGGGCGTGCCTCACCGAGGCGGCGCAGGCGCAGAGCCGCACGATCGCGATCGAGGCGACCCTTGCTCTGAGCACCGATAGCAAGGCGCTTACCTACGAGAGCTACTGGGCATCCATACAGCCGATCCTGGAGGAGACCCGTGGGACGACTTGGGGGCGCTGGCACCATGCCCAGGCACTCCTTCAGGTGGAGAGCTTCCTCGATAGCCTCAACGACCATGCGATCAAGCTGGAGCGTGTGAGCCAGGCCACGGCTCTGTTTGAGGCAGAGGGCGATCTGCACAAGGTGATGGAGGGGCTCTATAGCCTTGTCGGGGTGCACCTGGTTCAGCAAAACTTTGTGGCGGCGGCACCCTTGCTCCAGCGGCTCCAGGAGACCGCGGCTCTGCTGGAGAGTACCTACATCGAGGTGCTGACCCTCAGCATGCAGATGCGGGCACAGCGAGCACGGCCTCACCCAGAGCCTGGTGCTTTAAGGACTCTTGTGGAGCGCCTCGTTGTCTTAGCGCCCCGGCTGGGTGTCCCCAGTGATGCCTTCAATGCCTGGCACGATCTGCTCCAGGCGAGTCGCCACCTTGCGCTCTGGGGCCAGGCGCAGCATGCCTTGGGGCAGATGCTCCACTTCCGTCAGCGGAACTTCACCCGCCCGATCCTTGGGGTCTATCTTCTTGGGGCGGTGGGCTCGTTTCTCGCCGATATCGGAGAGACCGAGCGTGGGGGAAGGCTCTATGGCTACCTGCTGGAGACACGCGAGCAGCTGGGGGCTCTCCCCAACCCACTGGAGCAGCGGGTCTACGAGCGGGACCTCGCCTGCCTGCGTGCCCCCGACCCCGAAGGGCTGGAGCGGGCGCTGGCGGAGGGACGCCAGCTAAGCTTTGAGCAGGCACTCGCCCTCGCACAGCAGCCACTGGCACTCCCCCCCGACGGCACCGCGCCGCTCCTGCCTCCGATCTAG
- a CDS encoding Cof-type HAD-IIB family hydrolase, protein MSTSAALASLPFRLAVFDLDGTLLGPDKEISAANVAAVGRLQALGVTVILATGRPHFNVVRFHEQLGLSGPIVSANGCLVKVAETDEVWRELLFDGELASELLDEGRRLGITQVWDGPPGVVGWERTRHFEILEVRTKATYEVVGDPRVRFPGQPPFKILWIADEPQIATLAEQWRERLGERCYITITDPEYLEFSDPRVNKATALEVVAQRLGIPPQEIVFFGDGDNDAELLRWAGLGVAMPHSRPMALAAADRVGPEAPPEAAVAAAVEQLLAELVE, encoded by the coding sequence ATGTCAACTTCCGCCGCTCTCGCCTCTCTTCCCTTTCGCCTCGCTGTCTTCGATCTGGATGGCACGCTCCTTGGGCCCGATAAGGAGATCTCTGCTGCCAATGTCGCGGCGGTGGGGCGGCTCCAGGCGTTGGGGGTCACCGTCATTCTCGCCACGGGGCGACCGCACTTCAATGTCGTGCGCTTCCACGAGCAGCTGGGGCTCTCCGGGCCGATTGTCAGTGCCAACGGCTGCCTGGTCAAGGTGGCGGAGACCGACGAGGTCTGGCGGGAGCTGCTCTTTGATGGGGAACTAGCGAGCGAGCTCCTCGACGAAGGCCGGCGACTGGGGATCACCCAGGTCTGGGACGGTCCTCCGGGGGTGGTGGGCTGGGAGCGGACACGGCACTTTGAGATTCTAGAGGTGCGCACCAAGGCCACGTATGAGGTCGTCGGGGACCCGCGCGTGCGCTTTCCCGGGCAGCCGCCTTTTAAGATTCTGTGGATCGCCGACGAGCCCCAGATCGCGACACTCGCAGAGCAGTGGCGAGAGCGGCTGGGGGAGCGCTGCTACATCACCATCACCGACCCGGAGTACCTGGAGTTCTCCGACCCGCGTGTCAATAAAGCCACCGCGCTTGAGGTAGTTGCCCAGCGTCTCGGCATCCCTCCACAGGAGATTGTCTTCTTTGGCGATGGGGACAACGATGCCGAGCTCCTGCGCTGGGCAGGTCTGGGGGTGGCGATGCCACACTCGCGCCCCATGGCGCTCGCCGCCGCGGACCGGGTCGGCCCGGAGGCCCCCCCCGAGGCGGCGGTGGCGGCAGCAGTGGAGCAGCTCCTAGCGGAACTGGTTGAGTAG
- a CDS encoding CsgG/HfaB family protein, translating to MKFFPILVALTLPGVALAQAQTPPEQPPAKAAPVEEKVAPKTKRVLVVSFQQLDRKIKNNLPIGQDVADMMTLSLVNIGTRVVERVELAALERERGLQNGGGSQAAVQELGKLKGASVAVMGKITEFGVFEKNASVAKNAVNQATNQIGGLLGKKKKSSDDKKDYELRVSMDVRLVNVETGDILAVASTTVTESQADDSMESLFGKSFAQKNSLAGAAVAATGLGSTTTKADDWNESAAGQAARKAVSQLARSIFGKIPLAPEGEIDDAITIKLSVEGLASFKEADTLAKSIAKLKDISEAEIADFTPERTEIVIKGAPKAIKGLAANLQDDSAVMSLGLKIARVTKEVITLKK from the coding sequence ATGAAGTTCTTTCCGATTCTTGTCGCCCTCACTTTGCCGGGCGTGGCTCTCGCACAGGCACAGACGCCCCCCGAGCAGCCTCCCGCAAAGGCGGCACCCGTCGAGGAGAAAGTCGCCCCCAAGACCAAGCGCGTCCTGGTGGTCTCGTTCCAGCAGCTGGATCGGAAGATCAAGAACAACCTCCCCATCGGCCAGGATGTCGCCGACATGATGACCCTCTCGCTGGTCAATATCGGGACGCGGGTTGTCGAGCGGGTCGAGCTGGCGGCGCTGGAGCGAGAGCGCGGCCTACAAAACGGCGGGGGGAGCCAAGCGGCCGTGCAGGAGCTGGGCAAGCTCAAGGGAGCCAGTGTCGCCGTGATGGGCAAGATCACCGAGTTTGGGGTCTTTGAGAAGAACGCCTCGGTGGCAAAGAACGCGGTCAACCAGGCAACCAACCAGATCGGTGGGCTCCTTGGCAAGAAGAAGAAAAGCAGCGACGATAAAAAAGACTATGAGCTCCGGGTGAGCATGGATGTCCGGCTGGTCAATGTCGAGACAGGCGATATCCTGGCGGTTGCGTCCACGACTGTCACGGAGAGCCAGGCCGACGATAGCATGGAGAGCCTGTTTGGCAAGTCGTTTGCGCAGAAGAACTCCCTGGCGGGCGCGGCGGTGGCGGCGACAGGCCTAGGGAGCACGACTACCAAGGCCGATGACTGGAACGAGTCGGCGGCGGGACAGGCGGCACGCAAGGCGGTCAGCCAGCTTGCCCGCTCGATCTTTGGCAAGATTCCCCTGGCCCCGGAGGGAGAGATCGACGATGCCATCACGATCAAGCTCAGTGTCGAGGGGCTCGCTAGCTTCAAAGAGGCCGACACCCTGGCAAAGTCCATCGCCAAGCTCAAGGATATCTCCGAGGCCGAGATCGCCGACTTCACCCCCGAGCGCACGGAGATCGTCATCAAGGGCGCTCCCAAGGCCATCAAAGGGCTCGCGGCCAACCTACAAGACGACAGCGCGGTCATGAGCCTAGGGCTCAAGATCGCCCGCGTGACCAAAGAGGTCATCACTCTCAAAAAATAG
- a CDS encoding ankyrin repeat domain-containing protein, which yields MKRVLTIVAALIVLLLLGGGWMFANSPDVLNQQLVRAIQDKQSAAQLEVLLSHGANPNYTYSASKQEPSSLEKINSALSGVETARPGFGTTLLALACTQANDAAIDALLKHGANPNLEESTEVPLWIAVQSENLSLVKRLLDHGADPDRKLREYNNMTARQLAEETKKPELIALFKKASPPK from the coding sequence ATGAAACGAGTCCTTACCATCGTTGCCGCGCTGATCGTCCTTCTGCTCCTGGGAGGAGGGTGGATGTTTGCCAACAGTCCTGATGTCCTCAATCAGCAGCTCGTCCGCGCCATCCAAGACAAGCAGAGTGCCGCGCAGCTTGAGGTACTGCTTTCCCATGGCGCAAACCCCAACTACACCTACTCGGCATCGAAGCAGGAGCCTAGCTCCCTCGAAAAAATAAACTCCGCGCTCTCCGGGGTAGAGACAGCTCGGCCGGGCTTTGGCACCACACTCCTCGCCCTAGCCTGCACACAAGCCAACGATGCAGCGATTGATGCGCTCCTGAAGCACGGAGCCAACCCGAACCTCGAAGAGAGTACCGAGGTTCCCCTCTGGATCGCCGTGCAGAGCGAGAACCTCAGCCTCGTGAAGCGGCTCCTGGACCATGGCGCCGACCCGGATCGCAAGCTAAGAGAGTACAACAACATGACTGCCCGTCAGCTCGCCGAGGAGACAAAAAAACCAGAGCTGATCGCGCTGTTCAAAAAAGCAAGCCCCCCCAAGTAG
- a CDS encoding iron chelate uptake ABC transporter family permease subunit, translating into MRRLPFLPVLLGALLLCLGSIFVAALLGERTISVAAAWQELLHHGETVWSARLPRILAAALVGAALAVAGVGLQGLTGNPLADPYLVGVASGASVGVGVGVLVGIVDLPGQPLLSLLALACALLATGLVFALSRSERQLSLSGFLLAGVVVGTFLSAIVNLLLTLAGQQQSQILQKLLGYLELTDRDWPQIAVLAVVTSLGTFAMARCGKGLDAMAFGEATARSVGVEVERFKLGVLALIALLTASAVAVSGVIGFVGLVVPHLARALIGPPHRPLVPVSALLGAALLVLADQLSRSVLPDKLLPIGVITAILGAPFFAFLLRRQLAT; encoded by the coding sequence GTGCGACGACTCCCCTTTTTGCCGGTTCTCTTGGGCGCTTTGCTCCTGTGCCTGGGGAGCATTTTTGTCGCGGCACTGCTGGGGGAGCGCACGATCTCCGTGGCGGCGGCTTGGCAGGAGCTCCTCCACCATGGGGAGACCGTCTGGAGCGCGCGCCTTCCCCGGATTCTCGCGGCGGCCTTGGTGGGCGCGGCCCTCGCGGTGGCGGGAGTGGGGCTGCAGGGACTGACCGGCAACCCGTTGGCCGATCCCTATCTAGTCGGGGTTGCCTCGGGAGCGTCGGTGGGGGTCGGGGTCGGGGTGCTTGTCGGGATCGTGGACCTGCCCGGGCAGCCGCTTCTCTCGCTCCTGGCGCTGGCCTGCGCCCTGCTGGCCACGGGGCTGGTCTTTGCCCTCTCCCGCTCCGAGCGGCAGCTCTCGCTCTCGGGGTTTCTCCTGGCGGGAGTTGTCGTCGGAACCTTTCTCTCGGCGATCGTCAACCTCTTGCTCACCCTGGCCGGGCAGCAGCAGAGCCAGATCCTCCAGAAGCTCCTGGGCTACCTGGAGCTCACTGACCGAGACTGGCCCCAGATTGCGGTGCTAGCCGTGGTGACTAGCTTGGGCACTTTTGCGATGGCGCGCTGTGGCAAGGGGCTGGATGCGATGGCGTTTGGCGAGGCGACCGCGCGCTCGGTGGGGGTGGAGGTCGAGCGCTTCAAGCTGGGGGTGCTGGCCCTGATCGCCCTGCTGACCGCGAGCGCCGTGGCGGTCTCGGGGGTGATCGGCTTTGTGGGGCTGGTCGTGCCGCACCTGGCGCGGGCGCTGATCGGTCCGCCACACCGCCCGCTTGTCCCCGTGTCTGCCCTGCTCGGGGCGGCGCTCTTGGTGCTGGCCGATCAGCTCTCCCGCAGCGTCCTCCCCGACAAGCTCTTGCCCATCGGGGTGATCACGGCTATTTTGGGCGCGCCGTTTTTTGCTTTTTTGCTCCGCCGCCAGCTTGCGACTTAA